One Salinimonas marina DNA segment encodes these proteins:
- a CDS encoding sensor histidine kinase, translating to MTYDSTHHSATYDNTYSAPPSRYFDSGAPAHSGEELQALRHQADRLSHLLQVMPAGVIVLDGKGIVRQANGQAMDLLGEPLEGQLWRTIIARSFKPRADDGHEVSLIDGRRVKLSITPLQTEPGQLIVLTDLTETRQLQARVSHMQRLSALGKMVASLAHQIRTPLSAAMLYAANLTRPDVEKEAGIGFAHKLTGRLQELESQVNDMLLFAKSGEEQVVSRLSLSDIKMAIVPNAVSLTDPHRQQLVFEGFDTQVQIIGNQSALSGALLNLIHNASQVSAPETRIRIVAKYCDEKVHIQVIDTGPGIPDTEKDKIFEPFFTTKTHGTGLGLAVVKSVAHAHQGQLSVTNLAQGGACFCLTLPGTKSDMGTYTSGETA from the coding sequence ATGACATACGACAGCACGCATCATAGCGCCACGTACGATAATACGTACTCTGCGCCACCTTCCCGCTATTTTGATAGTGGCGCGCCAGCACACTCTGGTGAAGAGTTACAGGCACTGCGTCATCAGGCCGATCGTCTTTCACACTTGTTACAGGTTATGCCCGCCGGCGTTATCGTGCTGGATGGTAAAGGCATTGTACGCCAGGCAAATGGTCAGGCCATGGATTTGTTAGGTGAGCCCCTCGAAGGCCAGCTTTGGCGCACCATCATCGCTCGTTCGTTCAAGCCCCGCGCCGACGATGGTCACGAAGTGTCACTGATTGATGGCCGTCGGGTCAAACTTTCCATTACCCCGTTGCAAACCGAACCTGGGCAATTAATTGTGCTTACCGATCTGACTGAAACCCGGCAATTGCAAGCCCGGGTCAGTCATATGCAGCGTTTATCGGCACTTGGAAAGATGGTGGCGTCGCTGGCTCATCAGATTCGCACGCCATTGTCAGCCGCTATGCTGTATGCCGCAAATTTAACCCGCCCGGATGTGGAAAAAGAAGCCGGCATCGGTTTTGCGCATAAATTAACCGGACGGTTACAGGAGCTCGAAAGTCAGGTCAACGATATGTTGTTATTTGCCAAATCAGGCGAAGAACAGGTCGTATCCCGGCTTAGTCTGAGTGATATCAAGATGGCTATCGTGCCTAATGCCGTCAGCCTGACTGATCCTCACCGGCAGCAACTGGTATTTGAAGGATTTGATACCCAGGTGCAGATTATCGGCAATCAGAGTGCGCTCAGCGGCGCGCTATTAAACCTGATCCATAACGCCAGCCAGGTCAGCGCCCCCGAAACCCGGATACGGATCGTCGCGAAGTATTGTGATGAAAAGGTGCATATCCAGGTCATCGACACGGGGCCGGGCATTCCAGATACCGAAAAAGATAAGATTTTTGAACCGTTTTTCACTACCAAAACCCATGGCACCGGGCTGGGACTGGCAGTGGTAAAGTCGGTGGCCCACGCCCATCAGGGCCAGCTAAGTGTCACGAATCTGGCGCAGGGGGGAGCTTGCTTTTGTCTGACTCTGCCTGGCACTAAGTCTGACATGGGTACTTATACCTCAGGAGAAACAGCATGA
- a CDS encoding sigma-54-dependent transcriptional regulator has translation MSQTSILIVEDDAGLREALIDTLNLARYRVVAADSAEEAMSCLGQYQIDLVVSDIQMAKMSGLVLLKHIKSRFPQMPVLLMTAYATIDDAVQAMRDGATDYLSKPFAPQVLLNLVERYAPAQKVESCTPVAADPSSLELLALASKVARSEATVMVLGPSGSGKEVLSRYIHDQSNRAAAPFVAINCAAIPENMLEATLFGYEKGAFTGALQASPGKFEQAQGGTLLLDEITEMDLALQAKLLRVLQEKEVERLGGRKTVKLDVRVIATSNRDLRAAVDNGEFREDLFYRLNVFPITWQALAQRPGDIVPLADHLLARHAHKQGQATAKLNASARNKLIQYDWPGNVRELENVIQRALILHSGDTIDAGDLMIDMAATLASHNTGQTHQVAPVEAQEDSSRLGSELRQQEHQIILDTLQVCNGKRKDVAEKLGISPRTLRYKLAKMREDGIDVPA, from the coding sequence ATGAGCCAAACCAGTATATTGATTGTGGAAGATGATGCCGGTTTACGCGAAGCATTAATTGATACCCTGAATCTGGCCAGGTATCGGGTAGTGGCAGCCGATAGCGCCGAAGAAGCCATGAGTTGTTTAGGCCAATATCAGATAGACTTAGTGGTCAGTGATATTCAGATGGCCAAAATGAGTGGCCTGGTGTTGCTTAAACATATTAAGTCCCGCTTTCCCCAGATGCCGGTGTTACTGATGACCGCGTATGCCACCATTGATGATGCGGTACAAGCCATGCGTGATGGGGCCACCGATTACTTATCCAAGCCATTTGCTCCTCAGGTGTTACTGAATCTGGTGGAGCGTTATGCGCCTGCTCAGAAGGTGGAGTCCTGTACTCCGGTTGCCGCCGACCCCAGTAGTCTGGAGCTTTTAGCCCTGGCCAGTAAAGTGGCGCGTTCGGAGGCAACGGTAATGGTGTTGGGCCCTAGTGGTTCAGGCAAAGAAGTGCTGTCGCGTTATATTCATGATCAGTCTAACCGGGCGGCGGCGCCATTTGTGGCAATAAACTGCGCGGCCATTCCTGAGAATATGCTTGAAGCCACGTTGTTTGGTTATGAAAAAGGCGCGTTTACCGGCGCGTTACAGGCTAGCCCCGGCAAGTTTGAACAAGCCCAGGGCGGCACTCTGTTGCTGGATGAAATTACCGAGATGGATTTGGCGCTACAGGCCAAATTGCTGAGGGTGTTACAGGAAAAGGAAGTCGAGCGGTTGGGCGGACGCAAAACCGTCAAGCTGGATGTGCGGGTGATTGCCACCAGTAACCGTGATTTACGCGCCGCCGTAGACAATGGTGAATTTCGCGAAGATCTTTTTTACCGTCTGAATGTGTTCCCCATCACCTGGCAGGCCTTAGCGCAGCGCCCGGGCGATATTGTGCCGCTGGCAGATCACTTACTTGCCCGCCATGCCCATAAGCAGGGGCAGGCCACCGCAAAGCTTAATGCGTCAGCCCGCAATAAACTTATCCAGTACGACTGGCCTGGTAATGTTCGCGAGCTGGAAAATGTTATCCAGCGGGCACTGATACTGCACAGCGGTGATACAATTGATGCCGGCGATTTAATGATCGATATGGCAGCCACGCTGGCCAGTCATAATACTGGCCAGACTCATCAGGTAGCGCCGGTTGAGGCCCAGGAGGACAGTAGCCGCTTAGGCAGCGAATTGCGTCAGCAGGAGCATCAGATTATTTTAGATACGCTCCAGGTTTGCAACGGCAAACGTAAAGACGTGGCTGAAAAACTGGGTATAAGTCCGCGCACCTTACGCTACAAGCTTGCCAAAATGCGCGAAGATGGTATTGATGTGCCCGCCTGA
- the fliE gene encoding flagellar hook-basal body complex protein FliE, producing the protein MDVKADSLYQEMQAMIGQARLQTSATPEIQANPGAAGEFSTMLKSAIDGVNDMQMNSKSMQHSFEMGDPSLSLADVMLAKEKAGIAFEATVQVRNKVLDAYKQIMNMPV; encoded by the coding sequence ATGGACGTTAAAGCCGACAGTTTGTATCAGGAAATGCAGGCCATGATTGGCCAGGCGCGCCTGCAAACCAGTGCCACGCCCGAAATTCAGGCTAACCCCGGGGCGGCCGGTGAATTTTCCACCATGCTGAAAAGTGCCATCGACGGGGTCAATGACATGCAGATGAATTCAAAATCAATGCAACATTCTTTTGAAATGGGTGACCCCTCATTAAGCCTGGCCGATGTCATGCTGGCCAAAGAAAAAGCCGGTATTGCCTTTGAGGCCACGGTGCAGGTACGCAACAAAGTGCTTGATGCGTACAAACAAATCATGAACATGCCGGTGTAG